The Streptomyces sp. NBC_01353 genome contains a region encoding:
- a CDS encoding DLW-39 family protein, which translates to MKKLLLVALAAIGGLLVYRQIQADRAEQDLWTEATDSVPAGSGV; encoded by the coding sequence GTGAAGAAGCTTCTCCTGGTCGCACTGGCCGCCATCGGCGGGCTCCTCGTGTACCGCCAGATCCAGGCGGATCGCGCCGAGCAGGATCTGTGGACGGAGGCGACCGACTCCGTGCCCGCAGGTTCGGGTGTGTGA
- a CDS encoding VWA domain-containing protein, translating to MRVRRTAAGWVVGALLALLLAPAPGAAAAEGEASGAGSLVMVLDSSGSMGDDDGSGRTRMEAARTAVGTVVDGLPDGHPTGLRVYGADRPQGCTDTRLVRPVAPLDRVGLKAAVAALKPTGDTPIGLSLQKAAEDLPEPSGGTIATRTTLLISDGEDTCGTPKPCEAAAQLAKDGIGLRIDTVGFQVKGAARKQLECIAEAGNGRYYDAPDADALARQLQRAARLSADGYRLRGKQIAGTPTSDRAPGLVPGQYLDTIGPGEKRYYAVDLDDVSTVDLSATAVPQPGAAVDTVDKLSTGLVYAHAGGEGNCATDSEIFHQNEGAVPLTSAVSRIPTEKRYSTCDKAGRYWFVVERTSKPASDAARWPLELVLGAEEPLRAGVTPAQSQPEYGAGGKEAVLPTGDPKDVRGGTGFNDARELGRGVWRDRLLPSQTLWYKVPVGWGQQLRYDVEFANEPTVDGSSSVRSYGGTQVYTPARRSVGGGTGEFGSQTTYDGRPTALSMGTVPVAWTNRYESNPNVVPVHTTGGFYIAVTLGAEAAEIARNPQIAMVLRIAVLGEELTGPEHGAAPVAGKTDKQGESSAHADSGGTGGAGWTVTGAAGAAGGAVVLIAAAVFVVKRVRGGTATDTRRGA from the coding sequence ATGAGAGTGCGACGTACAGCGGCCGGCTGGGTGGTGGGGGCGTTGCTCGCCCTGCTGCTCGCGCCGGCACCGGGAGCGGCCGCGGCGGAGGGGGAGGCGTCCGGGGCCGGCAGCCTGGTGATGGTGCTCGACTCGTCCGGTTCCATGGGCGACGACGACGGCTCGGGACGTACGAGGATGGAGGCGGCGCGCACCGCCGTCGGGACCGTCGTCGACGGCCTGCCCGACGGGCATCCCACCGGACTGCGGGTCTACGGCGCCGACCGGCCCCAGGGATGCACGGACACCCGGCTCGTCCGGCCCGTCGCACCGCTGGACCGGGTCGGGCTCAAGGCCGCCGTCGCGGCGCTGAAGCCCACCGGGGACACCCCCATCGGACTCTCCCTCCAGAAGGCCGCCGAGGACCTCCCCGAGCCCTCCGGCGGAACGATCGCCACGCGCACGACCCTGCTGATCTCCGACGGCGAGGACACCTGCGGCACCCCCAAGCCCTGCGAGGCCGCCGCACAGCTCGCCAAGGACGGCATCGGACTGCGGATCGACACCGTCGGCTTCCAGGTGAAGGGCGCGGCGCGCAAGCAGCTGGAGTGCATCGCCGAGGCGGGCAACGGCCGTTACTACGACGCGCCCGACGCCGACGCACTCGCCCGCCAGCTCCAGCGGGCCGCGCGGCTCTCGGCGGACGGCTACCGGCTGCGGGGCAAGCAGATCGCGGGCACTCCGACGAGCGACCGGGCGCCCGGACTCGTACCGGGGCAGTACCTGGACACCATCGGGCCCGGTGAGAAGCGGTATTACGCCGTCGACCTGGACGACGTCTCCACGGTGGACCTCTCGGCGACGGCCGTGCCGCAGCCCGGAGCGGCCGTGGACACCGTCGACAAGCTGAGCACCGGCCTCGTCTACGCCCACGCCGGCGGTGAGGGCAACTGCGCGACCGACAGCGAGATCTTCCACCAGAACGAGGGAGCCGTCCCGCTCACCTCGGCCGTCTCCCGCATCCCCACCGAGAAGCGGTACTCGACCTGCGACAAGGCGGGCCGCTACTGGTTCGTCGTCGAGCGCACCAGCAAGCCCGCCTCCGACGCGGCCCGCTGGCCACTGGAGCTGGTCCTCGGCGCCGAGGAGCCGCTGCGCGCCGGAGTCACCCCGGCGCAGTCGCAGCCGGAGTACGGAGCCGGCGGCAAGGAGGCCGTCCTGCCCACCGGCGATCCGAAGGACGTCCGCGGCGGGACCGGCTTCAACGACGCCCGGGAACTCGGGCGGGGCGTGTGGCGCGACCGGCTCCTGCCCTCGCAGACCCTCTGGTACAAGGTGCCGGTCGGCTGGGGACAGCAACTGCGCTACGACGTCGAGTTCGCCAACGAACCGACCGTCGACGGCTCTTCGTCGGTGAGGTCGTACGGCGGCACGCAGGTCTACACGCCCGCCCGCCGGTCCGTCGGCGGCGGAACCGGCGAGTTCGGCTCCCAGACCACGTACGACGGCCGTCCCACCGCGCTGAGCATGGGCACGGTGCCTGTCGCCTGGACCAACCGGTACGAGAGCAACCCCAACGTCGTCCCGGTGCACACCACCGGCGGCTTCTACATCGCCGTCACGCTCGGCGCCGAGGCAGCCGAGATCGCCCGGAACCCGCAGATCGCCATGGTCCTGCGGATCGCGGTCCTCGGTGAGGAGCTGACCGGGCCGGAGCACGGCGCGGCGCCGGTGGCCGGAAAGACCGACAAGCAGGGCGAATCGTCCGCGCACGCAGACAGCGGAGGGACGGGCGGGGCAGGATGGACCGTCACCGGGGCCGCCGGGGCGGCGGGAGGCGCCGTCGTACTGATCGCGGCGGCGGTGTTCGTTGTGAAGCGGGTACGGGGCGGGACGGCTACGGACACGAGGAGAGGCGCGTGA